One genomic segment of Coffea arabica cultivar ET-39 chromosome 6e, Coffea Arabica ET-39 HiFi, whole genome shotgun sequence includes these proteins:
- the LOC140009785 gene encoding uncharacterized protein: MTLRSGKEVEGPRVTDLKSKSEDEIEKEIEEEGHIRGGPEVTLTPSIPVKSNLPSFPCRLAKTKKAEKEKEILDVFKKVEINIPLLEAIKQVSKYAKFLKDLCTHKRKLRGHERVAVGENVSAMLQRKLPPKCGDPDMFTIPCKIGNTPIRKAMLDLGVSINVMPKTIFTSLNLGPLKETAIIIQLTDRTNAYSEGLVEDVLVQEIFELDGEDALEVALMKHLELGVTLDVDLREELLYAVEALHSLPPVSPRYELTSLFAPEAQTKLLPSVVQAPELELKPLPKHLKYAFLGDRETLPVIISAHLSPSQEDKLVRILREHKEAIAWSIADIKGINPSLCMHRIRLEDDAKPVRQAQRRLNPLMMEVVKKEILKLLEVGIIFAISDSPWVSPVHVVPKKAGVTVEENQEGDMVPVRKATGWRQGIDYRRLNAVTKNDHFSSLLLIRWLLSDRDSTRRPGKDYIHMPVRYIRLSPDAFRSLQCSSNLSTVRFIKDFSKIGTPLFKLLQKDVPFDFTNKCKVAFDKLKESLTSPPVIQPPDWSVPFEIMCDASDYAVGAVLEQRIGKVLHAIYYASRALSGAQLNYSTTEKELLAVVFALEKFRLYLLGAKVIVFSDHAALRYLLAKKDAKSRLIRWILLLQEFDLEIKDKSETENLVAEHLSRLLTNQEDLPLRESFPEEQLLAINSSTP, encoded by the exons ATGACATTAAGGAGTGGCAAGGAAGTGGAAGGGCCAAGGGTCACGGACTTGAAGAGTAAAAGTGAAGACGAGATAGAGAAGGAGATAGAGGAAGAAGGACATATTCGTGGAGGTCCTGAGGTAACTCTTACACCATCAATACCCGTTAAATctaatttaccttcttttccaTGCAGGCTGGCAAAGACGAAGAAggcagagaaggaaaaagagatcCTGGACGTGTTTAAAAAGGTGGAGATCAACATCCCCTTGTTGGAAGCAATTAAACAGGTGTCGAAGTACGCGAAATTTCTCAAGGATCTATGCACCCATAAAAGGAAATTGAGAGGGCATGAAAGAGTAGCGGTGGGAGAAAACGTGTCAGCCATGCTCCAAAGAAAGCTCCCACCCAAGTGTGGAGATCCAGATATGTTCACGATCCCGTGCAAAATAGGAAATACACCAATTAGAAAAGCAATGTTAGATTTAGGGGTGTCAATCAATGTGATGCCAAAGACCATTTTTACTTCTCTAAATCTTGGGCCACTTAAAGAAACGGCCATCATAATCCAACTAACTGATCGCACAAATGCTTATTCAGAGGGGCTAGTTGAGGATGTTTTGGTTCAG GAAATCTTCGAATTAGATGGCGAAGACGCATTGGAAGTGGCTCTAATGAAGCATTTGGAGTTGGGTGTAACTCTTGATGTGGACTTGAGGGAAGAGTTGCTCTATGCTGTTGAAGCCTTACACTCACTTCCACCCGTATCCCCAAGGTATGAACTTACCTCTCTTTTTGCGCCAGAGGCTCAGACAAAGTTGCTCCCTTCAGTTGTGCAGGCACCGGAGTTAGAATTAAAGCCTCTCCCAAAGCATCTAAAGTACGCATTCCTAGGAGACCGGGAGACACTGCCGGTGATCATCTCTGCACACCTATCTCCAAGTCAAGAAGACAAACTGGTGCGAATCCTTAGAGAGCATAAGGAGGCAATTGCGTGGAGTATAGCCGATATTAAAGGGATCAACCCGTCCTTGTGCATGCACCGGATAAGACTCGAGGATGATGCAAAGCCGGTGAGGCAAGCACAGCGAAGATTGAACCCTCTGATGATGGAAGTTGTTAAAAAGGAGATACTCAAACTCCTGGAGGTGGGGATCATTTTCGCTATTTCGGATAGCCCGTGGGTGAGTCCTGTCCATGTGGTCCCGAAGAAGGCGGGAGTGACCGTAGAGGAGAACCAGGAGGGTGATATGGTCCCGGTCAGAAAAGCTACTGGCTGGCGTCAGGGCATCGACTATCGGAGGCTAAATGCCGTGACTAAAAATGATCATTTCTCCTCccttttattgatcagatg GTTACTTTCAGATCGCGATAGCACCAGAAGACCAGGAAAAGACTACATTCACATGCCCGTTCGGTACATTCGCTTATCGCCGGATGCCTTTCGGTCTCTGCAATGCTCCAGCAACCTTTCAACGGT GAGGTTTATCAAAGACTTCTCAAAGATAGGAACACCCCTGTTCAAGTTACTGCAAAAGGATGTGCCATTTGATTTCACGAATAAATGTAAGGTGGCTTTTGATAAATTGAAGGAGTCGTTGACATCGCCACCTGTCATTCAACCACCAGATTGGAGCGTTCCGTTTGAAATCATGTGTGACGCAAGTGACTATGCCGTGGGGGCCGTTTTGGAGCAAAGAATTGGAAAAGTGCTACATGCGATCTACTACGCGTCGAGAGCATTAAGTGGAGCCCAACTTAATTACTCCACGACGGAGAAAGAATTACTAGCTGTTGTTTTTGCACTAGAAAAATTTAGGTTATATTTATTAGGTGCAAAAGTAATTGTtttctctgatcatgcagcCTTGAGGTACTTGCTGGCgaagaaggatgcaaaatcGAGACTGATCAGGTGGATCCTGCTCCTGCAGGAATTCGATCTAGAGATCAAGGACAAGAGCGAAACCGAAAATTTGGTGGCTGAGCATTTGAGCCGGTTGCTCACAAATCAAGAAGATCTACCGTTGAGAGAATCATTCCCTGAGGAGCAACTTCTAGCCATTAATTCGTCGACGCCATGA